One region of Salinirubrum litoreum genomic DNA includes:
- the glmU gene encoding bifunctional sugar-1-phosphate nucleotidylyltransferase/acetyltransferase, translating to MHAIVLAAGEGTRMRPLTETRPKPMLPAGDRPIAGHTAAAAVAAGAEQLTLVVGYGEEYVRDYFGDEFAGVPVEYVVQESQRGTADAVRAAAPHLDGPFAVLNGDNLYDAGSLRDLFAAGPSVATVRVDEPSNYGVVGVDDGVVTQIVEKPADPPTNRVNAGAYVFPEAATEWLDVPESDRGEAEITDVLAHVVDEHDVTPVSLDRWLDVGRPWELLAATEWKLGALDRRVEGEVSSDARLEGDVVVEEGATVRAGSVLEGPVLVESDADVGPNAYVRGATRIGPDVHVGHAVEVKNSVLLAGASVGHLSYVGDSVLGHDVNLGAGTKVANLRHDGADVTLTVKGDRVSTGRRKFGVVLGDEVKTGIDTSLAPGVKLSGGVYTEPNATISRDR from the coding sequence CGACCGAAGCCGATGCTCCCCGCCGGCGACCGGCCCATCGCGGGTCACACCGCCGCGGCCGCCGTCGCGGCCGGCGCGGAGCAACTCACCCTCGTCGTCGGCTACGGCGAGGAGTACGTCCGCGACTACTTCGGCGACGAGTTCGCCGGGGTGCCCGTCGAGTACGTCGTCCAGGAGTCACAGCGCGGGACGGCCGACGCCGTGCGGGCGGCCGCACCGCACCTCGACGGCCCCTTCGCCGTGCTGAACGGGGACAACCTCTACGACGCCGGGAGCCTCCGGGACCTGTTCGCGGCCGGCCCGAGCGTCGCGACCGTGCGGGTCGACGAGCCCTCCAACTACGGCGTCGTCGGCGTCGACGACGGCGTCGTCACGCAGATCGTCGAGAAGCCCGCCGATCCGCCGACGAACCGGGTCAACGCCGGGGCATACGTCTTCCCCGAGGCCGCGACCGAGTGGCTCGACGTCCCCGAGAGCGACCGCGGCGAGGCCGAGATAACCGACGTCCTCGCCCACGTCGTCGACGAACACGACGTGACGCCCGTCTCGCTGGACCGGTGGCTCGACGTCGGCCGGCCGTGGGAACTGCTCGCGGCCACGGAGTGGAAACTCGGTGCGCTCGACCGGCGTGTCGAGGGGGAGGTCAGCTCCGACGCCCGACTCGAAGGCGACGTGGTCGTCGAGGAGGGGGCGACCGTCCGCGCCGGGTCGGTCCTCGAGGGGCCGGTGCTCGTCGAGTCGGATGCGGACGTGGGGCCGAACGCCTACGTCCGGGGAGCCACCCGCATCGGCCCGGACGTCCACGTCGGCCACGCGGTCGAGGTGAAGAACAGCGTCCTGCTGGCCGGGGCCAGCGTCGGCCACCTCTCGTACGTCGGCGACAGCGTCCTCGGCCACGACGTGAACCTCGGGGCGGGGACGAAGGTGGCGAACCTGCGCCACGACGGCGCCGACGTGACGCTGACGGTGAAGGGCGACCGGGTCTCGACGGGCCGCCGGAAGTTCGGCGTCGTCCTCGGTGACGAGGTGAAGACGGGTATCGACACCTCGCTGGCCCCGGGCGTGAAGCTCTCCGGCGGCGTCTACACCGAGCCGAACGCGACGATTTCGCGCGACCGGTAA
- a CDS encoding asparagine synthase-related protein, which produces MNKELFGVFGDRAVFDEHTATGSYDWVHEGERATVAVRDPALGLPGRTAAYADERGACLLWGEVLPPDGATSPVAERTLDRYAAVGTDAFDELNGSYLAFVEYDGEALVATDPVRTWQCFYADTSYGRVFGTDPKHVLDTVEEPSIDPRGVLEFVHLSVVLDERTAFEELSRAPFDGYLTGTGTGTLDRFVYDHTGSEEVDWVGELADRLRRAIRRRTVYPGKKGLMLSAGYDSRVVAVEHPQLDVCYTLGREGHPEVDVAGDVAAQYGVDHETLLLGDDYLNTDAETIEYGMGINESIHIHQAGCLDGVDADTVYHCLFFDTLFRGHFLPRKTVDVLDYSVPRQGLEPDPDVTDTLTSKFGYHSTRDRVLSECFSEFGTSREFTEGVIQEQLDKWDDRYENVYDSIALLGIQNQPTLSFHYHLSDNFIESFVAADTELLDWHCRAPPDVRSTETFRAALRRLDDDIFRHRPPNRPHDSFRKNQIEKFLRARLPFVDTFERPWPDLAEQYEAESLDTKLFPGYPSVHELPVRMKLRVNDIATWMDDRFEHRTVTANDVLCPGGGPQIES; this is translated from the coding sequence ATGAACAAGGAACTGTTCGGCGTCTTCGGCGACAGAGCGGTGTTCGACGAGCACACCGCGACCGGGAGCTACGACTGGGTCCACGAGGGTGAACGGGCGACGGTCGCCGTCAGAGACCCCGCACTCGGGCTCCCGGGACGAACGGCCGCCTACGCGGACGAGCGCGGTGCCTGTCTGCTCTGGGGCGAGGTGTTGCCGCCGGACGGCGCGACGTCGCCGGTCGCCGAGCGGACACTCGACCGCTACGCGGCGGTCGGGACGGACGCCTTCGACGAACTGAACGGGTCGTACCTCGCGTTCGTCGAGTACGACGGCGAGGCCCTCGTCGCCACGGACCCCGTCCGGACGTGGCAGTGCTTCTACGCCGACACCTCGTACGGTCGCGTCTTCGGCACCGACCCGAAGCACGTCCTCGACACCGTCGAGGAGCCGTCGATCGACCCCCGTGGTGTCCTGGAGTTCGTCCACCTGAGCGTCGTGCTCGACGAACGGACGGCCTTCGAGGAACTCTCGCGGGCCCCCTTCGACGGCTACCTCACCGGCACCGGCACGGGGACACTGGACCGGTTCGTCTACGACCACACGGGAAGCGAGGAGGTAGACTGGGTCGGCGAACTGGCCGATCGACTGCGGCGGGCTATCCGCCGGCGGACCGTCTACCCCGGCAAGAAGGGACTCATGTTGAGCGCGGGGTACGACTCCCGGGTCGTCGCCGTCGAACATCCGCAACTCGACGTCTGCTACACGCTCGGTCGCGAAGGGCACCCCGAGGTGGACGTCGCCGGCGACGTGGCGGCCCAGTACGGCGTCGACCACGAGACGTTGCTGCTCGGAGACGACTACCTCAACACCGACGCCGAGACGATAGAGTACGGGATGGGTATCAACGAGTCCATCCACATCCACCAGGCGGGGTGTCTCGACGGGGTCGACGCCGACACCGTCTACCACTGTCTCTTCTTCGACACGCTGTTCCGTGGCCACTTCCTGCCGCGGAAGACGGTCGACGTGCTCGACTACAGCGTGCCACGACAGGGGCTGGAACCGGACCCCGACGTCACCGACACGCTCACCTCGAAGTTCGGCTACCACTCCACCCGCGACCGGGTTCTCTCGGAGTGTTTCAGCGAGTTCGGCACCAGCCGCGAGTTCACAGAGGGCGTGATTCAGGAGCAACTCGACAAGTGGGACGACCGGTACGAGAACGTCTACGACAGTATCGCCCTGCTCGGCATCCAGAACCAACCCACGCTGTCGTTCCACTACCACCTCAGCGACAACTTCATCGAGTCGTTCGTCGCCGCCGACACGGAACTGCTGGACTGGCACTGCCGGGCACCTCCGGACGTACGCTCGACGGAGACGTTCCGGGCCGCGCTCCGTCGTCTCGACGACGACATCTTCAGGCACCGGCCACCGAACCGCCCACACGACTCCTTCCGCAAGAACCAGATCGAGAAGTTCCTCCGGGCGCGACTCCCGTTCGTCGACACGTTCGAGCGACCGTGGCCCGACCTCGCGGAGCAGTACGAGGCGGAGTCGCTCGACACGAAACTGTTCCCCGGCTACCCGAGCGTCCACGAGTTGCCGGTCAGGATGAAGCTCCGCGTCAACGACATCGCGACGTGGATGGACGACCGGTTCGAGCACCGCACCGTCACCGCGAACGACGTTCTCTGTCCCGGCGGCGGCCCGCAGATAGAGTCGTGA